One genomic segment of Bacteroides caccae includes these proteins:
- the dapF gene encoding diaminopimelate epimerase, producing the protein MTKKIKFTKMHGAGNDYIYVDTTNYPIAAPEKKAIEWSKFHTGIGSDGLILIGNSDKADFSMRIFNADGSEAMMCGNGSRCVGKYVYEYGLTDKTEITLDTLSGIKILKLHVEGKTVTAVTVDMGSPLETGEVHFEDKYPFRSTRVSMGNPHLVTFVDDITQINLPEIGPELENHHLFPDRTNVEFAQIVCKDTIRMRVWERGSGITQACGTGACATAVAAFINELTGRKSDIIMDGGTVTIEWDEASGHILMTGPATKVFDGEIEEIEG; encoded by the coding sequence ATGACAAAAAAGATTAAGTTCACTAAAATGCATGGAGCAGGAAATGACTACATATATGTAGACACTACCAACTATCCGATAGCAGCTCCTGAAAAGAAAGCAATCGAATGGAGCAAGTTCCATACAGGAATTGGGAGTGACGGACTTATATTGATCGGAAACTCTGATAAGGCTGATTTCAGTATGCGTATTTTCAATGCAGACGGTTCGGAAGCGATGATGTGTGGTAATGGAAGCCGTTGTGTAGGCAAATATGTATATGAATATGGCTTGACTGATAAAACAGAAATCACTCTGGACACACTGTCGGGAATTAAAATTCTGAAACTTCATGTAGAAGGAAAAACAGTTACAGCAGTCACAGTAGATATGGGCAGTCCATTAGAAACAGGAGAAGTTCATTTTGAGGACAAATATCCTTTCCGATCAACCAGAGTATCAATGGGAAATCCTCATCTGGTTACTTTCGTGGATGATATTACCCAGATTAATTTGCCGGAAATCGGCCCTGAATTGGAGAATCATCATCTTTTCCCCGACAGAACCAATGTAGAGTTTGCACAAATTGTCTGCAAAGATACTATACGGATGAGAGTATGGGAAAGAGGTTCGGGAATTACTCAAGCCTGTGGGACAGGTGCTTGTGCTACCGCAGTAGCAGCCTTCATCAACGAGCTTACAGGAAGAAAAAGCGATATAATAATGGACGGTGGTACAGTCACCATTGAATGGGATGAAGCCTCGGGCCATATATTAATGACGGGACCGGCAACTAAAGTTTTTGACGGAGAAATTGAAGAAATCGAGGGTTGA
- a CDS encoding LruC domain-containing protein — translation MKQNIAKVLTFSLLATSAVFISCVDNEKNLFDAEQLRQIYEETFPVKNIDPDGDWTMSRSVTAHVTVNGDLGEDYPIRIFDANPLSPESNAKLLAEGVANRSTSFNVVMDCATALDRVFVARVDRKGHYLVQPIAIENEEVKACFGNKEGSTTCSITRTITDIPAMAAPYTDEYISNKKAYATIIKSGWDLGSGFDQYSAYNLPVFKEKERWFKIQEGGFRARFTTGGTWGGANAVKVIVPEGSTWVIENENQFSDITEVIVENGGKIEITRNASLILTRASYITVMPGGSIIGEGDISITNSSAGFSNYNAGMIDCSRLNIDGGGSGVDFMNYGTLKLNSYNASTSGTTLINHGVIEAGSINGNNNTNVKNGCYMNVAGMFQFGTLVMGHTSEAICGELGYNGNNNDIVMEAQSILTCTGKASLYRHVVGPTTGTALLRIHTIANISGLIESNSKVTNNIICEITDQTSSNEKEQSLWTPFDWLVYKGLQNSATYCNPGKADFLLPADEDGCIKEGYGSDDTPDDVEIRKAVYSYAFEDNYPKAGDYDFNDIVLNVTLPVAGNEVKELKYVVDLQAVGAMKQLGAGLRILGINKSNVETVDFGAGAAQRDGSLSASRIFEDASYETTGSELVIPLFGDAHSVYGYTGTQRPMLNTGNASTSLTDIYTLEVIIKLKNAVSIPSVTNCLDFFIAYQGTGEKRTEIHLNQFNSATANGQLADNNVLEVIKVVNNTWALCVPDKFAYPTERTVITEAYAKFADWAHDQSTNTDWYNMPSSSDKVIEY, via the coding sequence ATGAAACAAAACATTGCAAAAGTATTAACCTTTTCTTTATTGGCAACTTCTGCCGTTTTTATCAGTTGTGTGGATAATGAGAAAAATCTGTTTGATGCAGAACAACTGAGACAGATTTATGAAGAAACTTTTCCGGTAAAGAATATCGATCCTGACGGAGACTGGACTATGTCCCGTAGTGTAACTGCACACGTGACGGTTAATGGAGATTTAGGAGAGGATTATCCGATACGGATATTTGATGCGAATCCTTTAAGTCCGGAAAGTAATGCCAAACTTTTAGCAGAAGGTGTTGCAAATAGAAGTACATCTTTTAATGTTGTAATGGATTGTGCTACTGCACTCGATAGAGTATTTGTCGCGCGTGTAGACAGAAAAGGACATTATCTTGTGCAACCGATCGCTATTGAAAATGAAGAGGTGAAGGCCTGTTTCGGAAATAAAGAAGGTAGTACTACTTGTTCTATCACGAGAACTATAACAGATATACCTGCTATGGCAGCTCCTTATACAGATGAGTATATTAGTAATAAAAAGGCCTATGCTACTATTATTAAGTCCGGCTGGGATCTTGGCTCTGGATTTGACCAGTATTCTGCCTATAATCTTCCTGTTTTCAAGGAAAAGGAACGTTGGTTTAAGATTCAGGAAGGGGGCTTTAGGGCAAGATTTACTACAGGAGGAACTTGGGGTGGAGCTAATGCCGTGAAAGTGATTGTTCCTGAAGGAAGTACATGGGTGATTGAAAACGAAAATCAATTCAGTGATATAACGGAGGTAATAGTTGAAAATGGAGGAAAAATAGAAATAACTAGAAATGCCAGTTTGATATTGACTCGGGCTTCTTATATAACTGTAATGCCGGGTGGTAGTATTATAGGTGAGGGAGATATTTCAATAACAAATAGTTCTGCCGGGTTTAGTAATTATAATGCTGGTATGATTGATTGTTCCCGTTTAAATATTGATGGCGGTGGAAGTGGGGTTGATTTCATGAATTATGGAACGCTTAAATTGAATTCTTACAATGCATCTACAAGCGGTACAACACTGATAAATCACGGTGTTATTGAGGCTGGTAGTATTAATGGTAATAACAATACCAATGTTAAGAACGGCTGTTATATGAATGTGGCAGGAATGTTTCAGTTCGGTACACTTGTAATGGGGCATACTTCTGAAGCTATTTGTGGGGAGTTGGGTTATAACGGAAATAACAATGATATTGTGATGGAGGCACAATCAATACTGACCTGTACAGGTAAAGCTAGTCTATATAGGCATGTAGTCGGTCCCACAACGGGAACGGCTTTGTTGAGAATTCATACGATTGCTAATATTTCAGGGCTCATTGAATCAAATTCGAAAGTCACGAATAACATTATTTGTGAGATAACAGATCAGACCTCTTCTAATGAAAAAGAGCAATCACTGTGGACTCCTTTCGACTGGTTAGTATATAAAGGCTTACAGAATTCCGCCACTTATTGCAATCCGGGAAAAGCAGATTTTTTGCTTCCTGCTGATGAAGATGGGTGTATAAAAGAAGGATATGGTTCTGATGATACCCCCGATGACGTGGAGATTCGGAAAGCCGTTTATTCCTATGCTTTCGAAGATAATTATCCCAAAGCAGGCGATTATGATTTCAATGATATTGTATTGAACGTGACTTTACCCGTTGCCGGTAATGAAGTGAAAGAATTGAAATACGTGGTTGACCTTCAGGCTGTGGGTGCCATGAAGCAATTAGGTGCCGGATTAAGAATACTGGGAATAAATAAAAGTAATGTGGAAACGGTTGACTTTGGAGCCGGCGCCGCTCAACGTGACGGTTCTTTGTCTGCTTCCCGTATATTTGAAGATGCATCTTATGAGACGACTGGCAGTGAACTTGTCATTCCTTTGTTTGGAGATGCACATTCTGTATATGGATATACCGGAACACAACGTCCTATGCTGAATACTGGAAATGCAAGTACATCTCTAACAGATATATATACTCTTGAAGTGATAATCAAACTTAAAAATGCCGTATCCATTCCCAGTGTAACAAACTGTTTAGACTTCTTTATAGCATATCAGGGTACTGGTGAAAAGAGAACGGAGATTCATTTGAATCAATTTAATTCGGCAACGGCGAATGGTCAGTTGGCAGATAATAACGTGCTTGAGGTTATCAAGGTAGTCAATAATACATGGGCTCTTTGCGTTCCTGATAAATTCGCATATCCGACAGAAAGAACTGTGATAACAGAGGCGTATGCTAAGTTTGCGGACTGGGCACATGACCAGAGTACTAATACCGATTGGTATAATATGCCTTCAAGTAGTGATAAAGTGATAGAATACTAA
- a CDS encoding Ppx/GppA phosphatase family protein, translated as MINMKKVNYAAIDIGSNAVRLLIKCVNEENAPELMSKVQLIRIPLRLGEDAFTAGIISAEKEKKLIRLMKAYKQLMKIYDVVDYRACATSAMRDVRNGKAIVRQIAKKTGIRVDIIDGQEEAHIVYDNHIEQLFASGQNYLYVDVGGGSTEINLISNGELKNSRSYNIGTVRMLSGMVKEEEKEALRTDLIGIATEYAPVSIIGSGGNINKLFRLADKKDKKASLLPVESLREIYLALQVLPAEQRIKQYKLKPDRADVIVPAAEIFLEVATYVKATGIIVPTIGLSDGIIDSLYTQNMNVPPVSHNSTSLS; from the coding sequence ATGATAAATATGAAGAAAGTTAATTATGCAGCAATCGACATCGGTTCCAATGCCGTACGACTACTGATAAAATGCGTAAACGAAGAAAATGCGCCCGAACTTATGAGTAAGGTGCAACTCATCCGTATCCCGTTACGGCTAGGAGAAGACGCTTTCACAGCAGGTATTATTTCAGCAGAAAAAGAAAAGAAACTGATCCGGCTGATGAAAGCTTACAAGCAGTTAATGAAAATATATGATGTAGTGGATTATCGCGCCTGTGCCACGTCCGCTATGCGTGATGTCCGGAACGGTAAAGCTATCGTCCGGCAAATAGCCAAGAAAACGGGTATTCGTGTAGATATTATCGACGGACAGGAAGAAGCGCATATCGTATATGACAATCATATCGAGCAACTGTTTGCTTCCGGACAGAATTATCTATATGTAGATGTTGGCGGCGGTAGTACGGAAATCAATCTTATCAGTAACGGAGAACTGAAAAACTCCCGTTCATATAATATAGGTACAGTCCGTATGCTTAGCGGCATGGTGAAAGAGGAGGAAAAAGAAGCGTTGCGTACTGACCTGATTGGTATTGCCACAGAATATGCGCCTGTCAGCATTATCGGTTCGGGGGGAAATATCAACAAACTCTTCCGTCTCGCGGATAAAAAGGATAAAAAGGCTTCTCTCCTACCAGTTGAGTCACTACGTGAGATTTATTTAGCATTACAGGTACTTCCCGCCGAACAGCGCATCAAACAATACAAGCTAAAACCGGATCGGGCAGATGTAATTGTTCCGGCAGCAGAGATATTTCTTGAGGTGGCGACTTATGTAAAAGCTACCGGTATTATTGTACCTACTATCGGATTGTCCGATGGTATCATTGATAGTCTGTACACACAGAATATGAATGTACCACCTGTTTCGCATAATTCTACTTCTCTAAGTTAA
- a CDS encoding HdeD family acid-resistance protein: MKTMNYSLIRILFALVIGLVLVLWPNTAASYIVITVGVAFLIPGVISLFGYFGRKKSEDGVSPRFPIEGVGSLLFGLWLIVMPEFFADVLMFLLGFILIMGGVQQIASLSMARRWTPVPGAFYLVPALILIAGIVALFNPTGARNTAFIIIGISSLVYSLSELINWFKFVRCRPKNPISHHDEDIEDAKIIE; the protein is encoded by the coding sequence ATGAAAACAATGAATTATTCCCTTATTCGTATTCTCTTTGCATTAGTGATTGGTCTGGTGTTGGTGCTATGGCCTAATACAGCTGCCAGTTATATCGTTATTACGGTTGGAGTTGCCTTTTTGATTCCCGGTGTTATCAGCCTTTTCGGCTATTTCGGACGTAAGAAATCCGAAGACGGAGTTTCGCCCCGTTTTCCGATAGAAGGAGTCGGCAGTCTGCTTTTCGGACTTTGGCTGATTGTAATGCCCGAATTTTTTGCAGATGTCCTGATGTTCTTGTTAGGTTTTATCCTGATAATGGGAGGGGTGCAGCAGATAGCTTCCTTGTCAATGGCTCGTCGTTGGACACCTGTTCCGGGAGCATTTTATCTGGTTCCCGCTTTGATTTTAATTGCGGGCATCGTTGCTTTATTCAATCCGACAGGAGCACGTAATACAGCGTTTATAATTATTGGTATCAGTAGCTTGGTATATTCGCTTTCTGAATTGATAAACTGGTTTAAGTTTGTACGTTGCCGTCCGAAGAACCCGATATCACATCACGATGAGGATATTGAGGATGCGAAGATTATTGAATAA
- a CDS encoding RNA degradosome polyphosphate kinase, with the protein MKPSETRKKCPYVERDISWMYFNQRILLEAARPEVPLLERLTFLGIYSNNLDEFFRVRVATLNRIIEYDDKNIQKEQEIAAHTLKQIGKLHNRYYEQFEETFASIMEELKKENIYVIKETEMNDEQKAFITSFYRNKLNGSTNPLFLNGPRQLDDQTDEDIYLAIRLLRKDEAGKIKEKDYAVIQLPVGEFGRFIQLPESEGKTYLMFLDDVIRYCLPMIFVGMKYTDYEAYTFKFTKDAEMEIDSDLRTGVLQKISKGVKSRKKGEPLRFVYDEQIPRDLLKRLTDRLNIDKNDTRVAGGRYHNFKDLMKFPVCGHSHLKYPVWEPIFKPELNGTESLLTLIRQKDRSLHYPYHSFDTFIRVLREAAISKEVKSIKMTLYRLAKDSKVVKALICAAKNGKKVTVVIELLARFDEASNINWSKRMQDAGIRVIFGVEGLKIHSKLVHIGTRHGDIVCISTGNFHEGNARMYTDYTIMTAHRPIVREVNAVFDFIEKPYTPVNFKELLVSPNDMRKRLIALINKEIKNKEQGKDAYILAKVNHITDRALIEKLYEASAAGVKIELVVRGNCSLVPGVPGVSENIHINGIIDRYLEHSRIFIFANAGEERYYIGSADWMPRNLDNRIEVLAPVYDKEIQADLKRIVCYGFQDTAKGRIVDGMGTNRIWNFPFTPPLSEEMASLFRSQEKLYNEYKNT; encoded by the coding sequence ATGAAACCAAGCGAAACAAGAAAGAAGTGCCCTTATGTTGAGCGTGACATCAGTTGGATGTATTTCAACCAACGTATCTTACTCGAAGCTGCCCGCCCGGAAGTTCCTTTACTGGAACGGCTGACTTTTCTTGGCATCTATTCGAACAATCTTGACGAGTTCTTCCGCGTCCGTGTCGCTACCTTAAACCGGATTATAGAGTATGACGACAAGAATATACAGAAAGAACAGGAAATCGCTGCGCACACACTGAAACAGATAGGTAAACTGCACAACCGTTACTATGAACAGTTTGAAGAAACGTTCGCTTCTATCATGGAAGAACTGAAAAAAGAGAATATCTACGTTATCAAAGAAACGGAAATGAACGATGAGCAGAAAGCGTTCATCACTTCTTTCTATCGTAATAAGCTGAACGGTTCCACCAACCCTCTTTTCCTTAACGGTCCCCGACAGCTGGACGACCAGACAGATGAAGATATTTACCTGGCTATCCGCTTGCTCCGCAAAGATGAAGCAGGAAAAATAAAAGAGAAGGATTACGCGGTTATCCAACTGCCCGTTGGGGAATTCGGACGCTTCATCCAACTACCCGAATCGGAAGGAAAGACCTATCTAATGTTTCTTGATGATGTTATCCGTTACTGCCTGCCAATGATTTTTGTCGGAATGAAATATACGGATTATGAAGCATATACCTTCAAATTTACCAAAGACGCTGAAATGGAAATAGACAGTGATTTGCGGACCGGCGTACTTCAGAAAATCTCCAAAGGAGTGAAAAGCCGCAAGAAAGGCGAACCTCTCCGTTTTGTATATGACGAGCAAATCCCCAGGGACTTGCTAAAAAGACTGACCGACCGGCTGAATATAGACAAGAACGACACCCGCGTAGCCGGCGGACGTTATCATAATTTCAAAGACCTGATGAAATTTCCTGTCTGCGGACACAGTCATCTGAAATATCCAGTTTGGGAACCGATTTTCAAACCCGAACTAAATGGTACAGAAAGCCTGCTGACCCTGATTCGCCAGAAAGACCGTTCACTACATTATCCTTATCATAGTTTTGATACGTTCATCCGCGTACTGCGCGAAGCTGCTATCAGCAAAGAAGTGAAAAGCATCAAGATGACGCTTTACCGACTAGCTAAAGACTCCAAAGTGGTTAAAGCATTGATTTGCGCAGCAAAGAACGGTAAGAAAGTGACGGTAGTCATCGAACTACTGGCACGTTTTGACGAAGCCTCAAATATCAACTGGAGTAAAAGGATGCAGGATGCAGGAATCCGTGTAATCTTCGGGGTGGAAGGGCTGAAGATTCACTCCAAACTGGTGCACATCGGGACAAGACATGGAGATATTGTCTGTATCAGTACAGGCAACTTCCACGAAGGAAATGCACGTATGTATACCGACTATACCATTATGACAGCTCACCGTCCCATTGTCCGGGAAGTAAATGCAGTATTTGACTTTATCGAGAAGCCATACACTCCCGTCAATTTCAAAGAGTTGCTCGTTTCTCCCAATGATATGCGTAAACGGTTGATTGCCCTTATCAATAAGGAGATAAAGAACAAGGAACAAGGAAAAGACGCCTATATCCTTGCCAAAGTAAATCACATAACAGACCGCGCACTTATCGAAAAGCTATACGAAGCCTCAGCAGCAGGAGTCAAGATAGAACTAGTTGTACGCGGCAACTGTTCTTTAGTACCGGGCGTTCCGGGTGTCAGTGAAAATATACATATCAATGGAATTATCGACCGTTATCTTGAACACTCACGTATTTTCATTTTCGCTAATGCCGGAGAAGAAAGGTATTATATCGGTTCAGCAGATTGGATGCCACGCAATCTGGACAACCGCATCGAAGTACTGGCTCCTGTTTATGACAAAGAGATACAGGCGGATTTAAAACGGATTGTTTGTTACGGGTTTCAAGATACAGCCAAAGGACGCATAGTAGACGGAATGGGAACCAACCGGATATGGAATTTTCCGTTTACTCCCCCGCTTAGTGAAGAAATGGCATCGCTTTTCCGTTCACAAGAAAAATTATATAACGAATACAAGAACACATGA
- a CDS encoding LL-diaminopimelate aminotransferase, whose translation MALVNEHFLKLPGSYLFSDIAKKINTFRITHPKQDIIRLGIGDVTQPLPKACIEAMHKAVEELADKDTFRGYGPEQGYDFLIEAIIKNDFAPRGIHFSASEIFISDGAKSDTGNIGDILRHDNSVGVTDPIYPVYIDSNVMCGRAGVLEEETGKWSNVTYMPCTSENNFIPEIPDKRIDIVYLCYPNNPTGTTLTKPELKKWVDYALANDTLLLFDAAYEAYIQDADVPHSIYEIKGAKKCAIEFRSFSKTAGFTGVRCGYTVVPKELTAATLEGDRIPLNRLWNRRQCTKFNGTSYITQRAAEAVYSAEGKEQIKETINYYMTNAGIMKEGLEASGLKVYGGVNAPYLWVKTPNGLSSWRFFEQMLYEANVVGTPGVGFGPSGEGYIRLTAFGERNDCIEAMRRIKNWL comes from the coding sequence ATGGCATTAGTAAACGAACACTTTTTAAAATTACCGGGAAGCTATTTATTCTCGGATATAGCAAAAAAGATAAATACTTTTAGGATAACGCATCCCAAGCAGGACATCATCCGGCTAGGTATCGGCGATGTTACTCAGCCACTTCCCAAGGCTTGTATCGAAGCAATGCACAAAGCAGTAGAAGAACTAGCCGATAAGGATACATTCCGCGGATATGGTCCTGAACAGGGATATGATTTTCTAATTGAAGCAATTATAAAAAATGACTTTGCTCCGCGCGGTATTCATTTCTCCGCTTCAGAGATATTCATCAGCGACGGAGCAAAAAGCGATACTGGAAATATCGGAGATATTCTCCGTCATGACAACAGTGTCGGCGTCACAGACCCTATTTATCCGGTTTATATAGACAGTAACGTCATGTGCGGACGTGCCGGAGTATTAGAGGAAGAAACAGGTAAGTGGAGTAATGTAACTTATATGCCTTGCACAAGTGAAAATAACTTCATACCCGAAATTCCGGACAAACGGATAGATATTGTCTATCTCTGCTATCCGAATAACCCGACTGGCACTACACTGACAAAACCGGAATTGAAGAAATGGGTAGATTACGCTTTGGCAAATGACACGTTGCTCCTATTCGACGCTGCTTATGAGGCATATATTCAGGATGCGGATGTCCCCCACTCTATTTATGAAATCAAGGGAGCCAAGAAGTGCGCCATTGAGTTCCGTAGTTTTTCGAAGACGGCAGGATTCACCGGAGTGCGTTGCGGATACACTGTAGTCCCCAAAGAACTTACCGCCGCAACACTCGAAGGAGACAGAATCCCACTCAACAGACTGTGGAACCGCCGCCAATGTACTAAGTTCAACGGCACTTCCTATATCACTCAACGGGCGGCAGAAGCAGTTTACAGCGCAGAAGGAAAGGAACAGATTAAAGAAACAATTAACTATTATATGACCAATGCAGGAATCATGAAGGAAGGACTGGAAGCTAGCGGATTGAAAGTTTACGGAGGAGTCAACGCTCCCTATTTATGGGTGAAAACCCCGAATGGCCTTTCTTCATGGCGGTTCTTTGAGCAGATGTTGTATGAGGCCAACGTAGTCGGAACTCCCGGTGTAGGTTTTGGCCCCAGCGGCGAAGGCTATATCCGTCTGACGGCATTCGGTGAACGTAACGACTGCATTGAAGCCATGAGAAGAATAAAGAACTGGCTTTGA
- a CDS encoding glutamine synthetase III family protein, translating to MSKLRFRVVETAFKKKAVEVATPVERPSEYFAKYVFNKEKMFKYLPSKVYNALIDAIDNGAPLDRSIADEVAAGMKKWAIEMGVTHYTHWFAPLTEGTAEKHDAFVEHDGKGGMMEEFTGKLLVQQEPDASSFPNGGIRNTFEARGYSAWDPSSPAFIVDDTLCIPTVFIAYTGEALDYKAPLLKALRAVDKAAVDVCHYFNPEVKKVVAYLGWEQEYFLVDEGLYAARPDLLMTGRTLMGHDSAKNQQLEDHYFGAIPTRVAAFMKELEIEALKLGIPVKTRHNEVAPNQFELAPIFEECNLANDHNLLIMSLMRKVSRRHGFRVLLHEKPFKGVNGSGKHNNWSLGTDTGILLMGPGKTPEDNLRFVTFVVNTLMAVYHHNGLLKASISSATNAHRLGANEAPPAIISSFLGKQLSQVLDHIENSTKDNLISLSGKQGMKLDIPQIPELLIDNTDRNRTSPFAFTGNRFEFRAVGSEANCASAMIALNSAVADQLAKFKKDVDALIEKGEPKVSAILEIIRGYIKECKAIHFDGNGYSDEWKEEAARRGLDCETSVPVIFDNYLKPETIAMFEATGVMTKKELEARNEVKWETYTKKIQIEARVLGDLAMNHIIPVATQYQTDLINNVYKMQSLFPAEKAAKLSAKNLELIEEIADRTAFIKEHVDAMVEARKVANKIESEREKAIAYHDTIVPALEEIRYHIDKLELIVDNQMWTLPKYRELLFVR from the coding sequence ATGTCAAAACTAAGATTCAGAGTAGTAGAGACTGCTTTCAAGAAGAAAGCGGTTGAGGTAGCAACTCCTGTTGAACGTCCGTCGGAATATTTCGCCAAGTATGTGTTCAACAAGGAAAAGATGTTTAAATACCTTCCCAGCAAAGTGTATAATGCACTGATTGATGCTATTGATAATGGTGCTCCGCTAGACCGTAGCATTGCTGACGAAGTAGCTGCCGGCATGAAAAAATGGGCTATCGAAATGGGTGTCACTCATTATACCCACTGGTTTGCACCCCTGACCGAAGGTACGGCAGAAAAACATGATGCTTTTGTTGAACATGACGGTAAAGGTGGCATGATGGAAGAATTTACGGGCAAATTACTTGTTCAGCAAGAGCCGGATGCTTCCTCTTTCCCGAATGGAGGTATCCGTAATACTTTTGAAGCCCGTGGATATAGTGCCTGGGACCCTTCATCTCCTGCATTCATTGTAGATGATACTCTTTGTATCCCGACTGTGTTTATTGCATACACCGGCGAGGCCCTTGACTATAAAGCTCCATTATTGAAAGCATTACGTGCAGTAGACAAAGCAGCCGTAGACGTCTGCCATTATTTCAATCCGGAAGTGAAAAAAGTGGTTGCCTACCTTGGCTGGGAACAAGAATATTTTTTAGTTGATGAAGGTTTATATGCTGCCCGCCCTGACTTATTAATGACAGGACGTACCTTAATGGGACATGACAGTGCTAAAAACCAGCAGTTGGAAGACCACTACTTCGGTGCTATCCCCACCCGTGTAGCTGCTTTTATGAAAGAGCTCGAAATTGAAGCTCTGAAATTGGGTATTCCCGTAAAGACCCGTCACAACGAGGTTGCTCCTAATCAGTTCGAGTTAGCTCCGATATTCGAAGAATGTAACCTGGCAAATGACCATAACTTATTGATTATGTCATTGATGCGCAAGGTAAGCCGTCGACACGGTTTCCGTGTATTACTTCATGAAAAGCCATTTAAAGGTGTCAACGGTTCCGGTAAGCACAACAACTGGTCATTGGGTACTGATACGGGAATCTTATTAATGGGACCGGGGAAGACACCGGAAGACAATCTGCGTTTCGTGACATTTGTAGTAAATACGTTAATGGCAGTTTATCATCATAACGGGTTACTGAAGGCTTCTATCTCCAGTGCAACCAACGCCCACCGCTTAGGCGCCAACGAAGCACCTCCCGCAATCATATCTTCTTTCCTCGGAAAGCAGTTATCGCAAGTATTAGACCATATTGAAAACAGCACAAAAGACAATTTAATCAGCCTTAGCGGCAAACAGGGAATGAAACTGGATATTCCGCAAATACCGGAATTGTTGATTGACAATACAGACCGTAACCGCACCTCTCCTTTTGCCTTCACCGGAAACCGTTTCGAATTCCGTGCCGTAGGTTCCGAAGCAAACTGCGCCTCTGCAATGATTGCGCTGAACTCCGCAGTAGCAGACCAGTTAGCGAAGTTCAAGAAAGACGTGGACGCTCTAATTGAAAAAGGAGAACCGAAAGTTTCCGCTATCCTTGAAATCATTCGCGGATATATCAAAGAATGTAAAGCCATTCACTTCGACGGCAACGGCTACAGTGACGAATGGAAAGAAGAGGCTGCACGCCGTGGTCTGGATTGTGAAACGAGTGTTCCCGTTATCTTCGACAACTACCTGAAACCGGAAACGATTGCCATGTTCGAAGCTACCGGTGTAATGACAAAGAAAGAGTTGGAAGCACGCAATGAAGTGAAATGGGAAACCTACACGAAGAAGATCCAGATTGAAGCCCGTGTATTGGGTGACTTGGCTATGAACCACATTATACCGGTTGCAACCCAGTATCAGACGGATTTGATTAATAACGTCTATAAAATGCAATCCCTGTTTCCGGCAGAAAAAGCGGCGAAACTATCAGCAAAGAATCTGGAACTTATCGAAGAAATTGCTGACCGTACAGCCTTCATCAAAGAGCATGTAGACGCAATGGTAGAAGCGCGTAAAGTGGCGAACAAGATTGAAAGCGAACGTGAAAAAGCCATTGCTTATCACGACACGATTGTTCCGGCACTGGAAGAAATTCGTTATCACATCGACAAGTTGGAACTTATCGTTGACAACCAGATGTGGACACTTCCGAAATACAGAGAACTATTATTTGTAAGATAG